The Nitrospirales bacterium genome includes a window with the following:
- a CDS encoding phosphotransferase, whose protein sequence is MKLSPPTMSSPLNTDHIRETLKTRLPFCADLKSYESLPGDASNRRYYRLVLTQAPMPSLIVMQLADPEGFKASEEAVSGGKQKITELPFLNVLRFLQSCSITVPTVHYFDEAAGLLYLEDFGDVTLSEAVIGADQAEREQRYAQAIDTLVKMHVGAMSRDSSTCFAFGRAFDEPLLMWEFEHFLEYGVEVRRGKPMSVDDRFTVQKAFQRIAKLMTDQPPVFTHRDYHSRNLMVSGERLGVIDFQDALLGPATYDLASLLRDSYVALDEAMVDRLLSRYREGMCAGLDRDTQKAMSFDAPVEFRRLFDFTSIQRNLKAAGRFVYIDRVKQNPKFLADIPRTLRYVQDNLRKYPELHELFAHLSPYVPEWQ, encoded by the coding sequence ATGAAGCTGTCCCCACCGACCATGTCTTCTCCTTTGAATACTGACCATATCAGAGAGACCCTCAAAACTCGGCTACCGTTTTGTGCCGACCTGAAGAGCTATGAAAGCCTTCCTGGTGATGCATCAAATCGTCGTTATTACCGTCTCGTCTTAACCCAGGCCCCCATGCCCTCGTTGATTGTCATGCAGCTTGCCGACCCCGAAGGCTTTAAGGCTTCTGAAGAGGCCGTGAGCGGCGGGAAGCAGAAGATCACTGAGTTGCCATTTTTGAACGTTCTGAGATTTTTACAATCCTGTTCGATTACGGTTCCGACTGTGCATTATTTCGATGAAGCGGCTGGGTTGCTTTATCTGGAAGATTTTGGAGACGTCACCTTGTCAGAGGCTGTTATCGGAGCCGATCAGGCTGAACGGGAGCAGCGATATGCTCAGGCCATCGATACGTTGGTGAAGATGCATGTGGGAGCGATGTCCCGTGATTCCTCGACCTGTTTCGCATTCGGACGAGCATTCGATGAACCCCTATTGATGTGGGAGTTCGAGCATTTTCTGGAATATGGGGTCGAGGTTCGTCGAGGAAAGCCCATGAGTGTGGACGACCGGTTTACCGTCCAAAAGGCATTTCAACGCATAGCTAAATTGATGACAGACCAGCCTCCGGTCTTTACACATCGCGATTATCACTCGCGTAATTTAATGGTGAGTGGTGAACGATTGGGGGTCATAGATTTTCAGGATGCGTTGCTTGGGCCGGCGACCTATGATTTAGCTTCCTTATTACGGGACTCTTATGTGGCTCTGGATGAGGCGATGGTCGATCGGTTACTGAGCCGATATCGTGAGGGAATGTGTGCGGGGTTGGATCGTGATACGCAAAAGGCGATGTCTTTCGACGCTCCTGTCGAGTTTCGAAGACTTTTTGATTTTACGAGTATTCAACGGAACCTCAAGGCCGCCGGGCGTTTTGTCTACATTGACCGTGTCAAGCAGAATCCAAAGTTTCTAGCCGACATACCACGGACCTTACGCTACGTTCAGGATAATCTTCGAAAATATCCCGAATTACACGAGCTGTTCGCTCACCTTTCTCCCTACGTTCCGGAGTGGCAATAA